A single window of Desulfovibrio sp. G11 DNA harbors:
- the rpoB gene encoding DNA-directed RNA polymerase subunit beta — protein MGQLTKQFGKIKISLPIPHLLNLQIDSYEKFLQEGVPEAERRPDEGLEGVFHTVFPIEDFNKTASLEFVSYEIGEPKYDQAECISKGLTYEAPMRIKVRLVVYDADEASGNRTIRDIKEQDIYFGTLPLMTEKGTFIINGTERVIVNQLQRSPGIIFEHDGGKTHTSRKVLYSCRVIPMRGSWLDFDFDHKDILYVRIDRRRKMPATILFKAMGMSKEQILDYFYTQETYRLEERNTIFWEVRKELYRKDNAYADIVDSEGNVIVKAGKPITKRSWRLICEAGIEAIEMRPDTLDGMFLAGDVADPKTGELLAEAADEITPGLLDRMRDAGINRVSVLHTKGNDTSSSIRDTLMLDRIPDQLKAQEEIYRRLRPSSPPTAEIAASFFDNLFRNPDYYDLSPVGRYKLNQRLSLDEPSDLRTLTDNDILTAIKVLVHLKDSHGPADDIDHLGNRRVRLVGELVENQYRIGLVRMERAIKERMSLQEISTLMPHDLINPKPVAAVLKEFFGTSQLSQFMDQTNSLSEVTHKRRLSALGPGGLTRERAGFEVRDVHTSHYGRICPIETPEGPNIGLIVSLTTFAKVNDYGFIETPYHVVREGRVTDEVLHLDASREGDQVVAQANALLDEQGNLVDEFVTVRVKGEVEMRHRDEVTLMDISPSQMVSISAALIPFLEHDDANRALMGSNMQRQAVPLLRSEKPLVGTGMEVDVARDSGACIVAPADGKIEYVDADRIVVAYEGDVYKKQGGVRAYDLLKYHKSNQNSCFGQKPSCHPGQIVKKGQILADGPGIDDGELALGKNLVVAFMPWCGYNYEDSILISERTVKEDVFTSIHIEEFEVVARDTKLGPEEITRDIPNVSEDMLRNLDESGIIRIGAAVKPDDILVGKITPKGETQLTPEEKLLRAIFGEKARDVKNTSLKVPPGVEGTIIDVKVFNRRSGEKDDRTLAIEGHDTAVLDQKEADHMRALTDRTRALLIPHVVGKQVAASLPGKKKGEVLVEAGAALTEEMLASLPVKKLSGLFKSKEVNDAVAEILKPYDQQVDYLHAIYDSKREKVTEGDDLPPGVIKMVKVHIAIKRKLSVGDKMAGRHGNKGVVSCILPEEDMPFFADGRPVDIVLNPLGVPSRMNIGQIMETHLGWGAKELGRQLAELLDSGAAMQVLRDEVKSIFSSDDINALVDEMDDEEFKASVSKLRNGIVTKTPVFDGATEEEIWSWMERAGLANDGKTTLYDGRTGEAFKNRVTTGVMYMLKLHHLVDEKIHARSTGPYSLVTQQPLGGKAQFGGQRLGEMEVWALEAYGAAYLLQEFLTVKSDDVTGRVKMYEKIVKGDNFLEAGLPESFNVLVKELMSLGLNVTLHQEEGKKKPKRTGYMREREDEA, from the coding sequence ATGGGCCAGCTCACCAAACAGTTCGGCAAGATCAAGATCTCCCTCCCTATCCCCCATCTGCTAAATCTGCAGATAGACTCATATGAAAAGTTTCTTCAGGAAGGTGTTCCAGAAGCCGAACGCCGCCCTGACGAAGGACTTGAGGGCGTTTTTCATACGGTCTTTCCTATTGAAGACTTTAACAAAACCGCCAGTCTGGAATTTGTCAGCTATGAAATAGGCGAGCCAAAATACGACCAGGCCGAATGTATTTCAAAAGGCCTGACGTACGAAGCCCCCATGCGCATTAAAGTGCGCCTTGTGGTGTATGATGCCGACGAAGCTTCGGGCAACCGGACTATTCGCGACATCAAGGAGCAGGATATCTATTTCGGTACCCTGCCCCTCATGACCGAAAAGGGCACCTTTATCATAAACGGCACTGAACGCGTCATCGTCAACCAGTTGCAGCGTTCGCCCGGCATCATTTTCGAGCACGACGGCGGCAAGACGCATACCAGCCGCAAGGTGCTCTATTCGTGCCGGGTCATCCCCATGCGCGGCTCTTGGCTGGACTTCGACTTTGACCACAAGGACATTCTCTACGTCCGCATCGACCGCCGCCGCAAAATGCCCGCCACCATCCTGTTCAAGGCGATGGGCATGAGCAAGGAACAGATCCTTGACTACTTCTATACGCAGGAAACCTACCGTCTGGAAGAACGCAACACCATTTTCTGGGAAGTGCGCAAGGAACTGTACCGCAAGGACAACGCCTATGCCGACATCGTCGACAGCGAAGGCAATGTCATCGTCAAGGCCGGCAAGCCCATTACCAAACGCAGCTGGCGTCTTATCTGCGAGGCGGGCATCGAAGCCATCGAAATGCGCCCCGATACCCTGGACGGCATGTTCCTGGCCGGAGACGTGGCGGATCCCAAGACTGGCGAACTGCTGGCCGAGGCTGCGGACGAAATCACTCCCGGGCTGCTGGACCGCATGCGTGATGCGGGCATCAACCGCGTGAGCGTGCTGCATACCAAGGGCAACGACACCTCTTCCTCCATCCGAGACACCCTCATGCTGGACCGCATTCCGGACCAGCTGAAGGCGCAGGAGGAAATATACCGTCGCCTGCGTCCCTCTTCGCCGCCCACGGCGGAAATTGCGGCCAGTTTCTTTGACAACCTGTTCCGCAATCCCGACTACTACGATCTGTCGCCCGTGGGTCGGTACAAGCTCAACCAGCGCCTCAGCCTGGACGAGCCTTCCGATCTGCGCACCCTGACGGACAACGACATTCTTACGGCCATCAAGGTGCTGGTCCACCTCAAGGACAGCCACGGCCCTGCCGACGATATCGACCATCTCGGCAACCGTCGCGTGCGTCTGGTAGGCGAACTTGTGGAAAACCAGTATCGTATCGGCCTTGTCCGTATGGAGCGCGCCATCAAGGAGCGCATGAGCCTGCAGGAAATCTCCACACTCATGCCGCACGACCTTATCAACCCCAAGCCTGTGGCTGCCGTGTTGAAGGAATTCTTCGGCACATCGCAGTTGTCGCAGTTTATGGACCAGACCAACTCCCTTTCCGAAGTGACGCACAAGCGCCGCCTCTCGGCCCTGGGACCCGGCGGCCTGACCCGTGAACGCGCAGGTTTTGAGGTGCGCGACGTGCATACCTCGCACTATGGCCGCATCTGCCCCATTGAAACGCCCGAAGGTCCCAACATCGGCCTTATCGTTTCGCTGACCACCTTTGCCAAGGTCAATGACTACGGCTTCATTGAAACGCCCTATCATGTGGTGCGTGAAGGCCGGGTCACCGATGAAGTGCTCCACCTCGACGCCTCCCGCGAAGGGGATCAGGTGGTGGCGCAGGCCAACGCACTGCTGGACGAGCAGGGCAACCTTGTGGACGAATTCGTCACAGTGCGCGTCAAGGGCGAAGTGGAAATGCGCCATCGCGACGAAGTGACCCTTATGGACATTTCGCCCAGCCAGATGGTTTCCATCTCGGCCGCGCTTATCCCCTTCCTGGAGCATGACGACGCCAACCGCGCGCTCATGGGTTCCAACATGCAGCGTCAGGCCGTGCCCCTGCTCCGGTCCGAAAAACCCCTTGTGGGAACCGGCATGGAAGTGGACGTGGCCCGCGACTCCGGTGCATGCATAGTTGCTCCGGCTGACGGCAAGATCGAATACGTGGATGCGGACCGCATCGTGGTGGCCTACGAGGGCGATGTGTACAAAAAGCAGGGCGGCGTACGCGCTTACGACCTGCTCAAGTACCACAAGTCCAACCAGAACTCCTGCTTTGGACAGAAGCCCAGCTGCCACCCCGGCCAGATTGTTAAAAAAGGCCAGATTCTGGCTGACGGCCCCGGCATTGACGATGGCGAACTGGCCCTCGGCAAGAACCTGGTGGTGGCCTTCATGCCCTGGTGCGGCTACAACTATGAAGACTCCATCCTCATCTCTGAACGTACGGTGAAGGAAGACGTCTTCACGTCCATCCACATTGAGGAATTCGAGGTGGTGGCCCGCGATACCAAGCTGGGACCCGAAGAAATCACCCGCGATATTCCCAACGTCAGCGAAGATATGCTGCGTAACCTGGATGAAAGCGGCATTATCCGCATCGGCGCGGCAGTCAAGCCCGACGACATCCTGGTAGGTAAAATTACCCCCAAGGGCGAAACCCAGCTTACCCCCGAAGAAAAGCTCCTGAGGGCCATCTTCGGCGAAAAGGCCAGGGATGTAAAAAACACGTCCCTCAAGGTTCCCCCGGGAGTGGAAGGCACCATTATTGACGTCAAGGTCTTCAACCGCCGTTCCGGCGAAAAGGACGACCGCACCCTGGCCATTGAAGGCCACGACACCGCAGTGCTCGACCAGAAAGAAGCCGACCACATGCGCGCCCTTACGGACCGTACCCGCGCCCTGCTGATCCCGCACGTGGTAGGTAAGCAGGTGGCCGCATCCCTGCCCGGTAAAAAGAAGGGTGAAGTGCTGGTGGAAGCCGGCGCGGCCCTGACGGAAGAAATGCTGGCCAGCCTGCCGGTGAAGAAGCTTTCCGGCCTCTTCAAGAGCAAGGAAGTCAACGATGCCGTGGCCGAAATCCTCAAGCCCTATGACCAGCAGGTCGACTACCTGCACGCCATTTACGATTCCAAGCGCGAAAAGGTCACTGAAGGCGATGATCTGCCCCCCGGCGTCATCAAGATGGTCAAGGTGCATATCGCCATCAAGCGCAAGCTTTCTGTGGGTGACAAAATGGCCGGCCGCCACGGCAACAAGGGTGTTGTTTCCTGCATTCTGCCGGAAGAAGACATGCCTTTCTTTGCCGACGGCCGCCCCGTGGATATCGTGCTCAACCCCCTGGGCGTGCCCTCGCGTATGAACATCGGCCAGATCATGGAAACCCACCTCGGCTGGGGAGCCAAGGAACTGGGCCGTCAGCTGGCGGAACTTCTGGATTCCGGCGCGGCCATGCAGGTGCTGCGTGATGAAGTGAAGAGCATCTTCAGCTCTGACGACATCAACGCCCTGGTGGACGAGATGGATGATGAAGAGTTCAAGGCCTCTGTGAGCAAGCTGCGCAACGGCATCGTGACCAAAACGCCTGTTTTTGACGGCGCGACCGAAGAAGAAATATGGAGCTGGATGGAAAGAGCCGGCCTTGCCAATGACGGCAAGACAACTCTTTACGACGGGCGCACGGGCGAAGCCTTCAAAAACCGCGTGACCACGGGTGTCATGTACATGCTCAAACTGCACCACCTGGTGGACGAAAAAATCCACGCCCGCTCCACGGGCCCCTACTCCCTGGTGACGCAGCAGCCCCTGGGCGGCAAGGCCCAGTTCGGCGGCCAGCGCCTGGGTGAAATGGAAGTGTGGGCGCTTGAAGCTTACGGCGCCGCCTACCTGCTGCAGGAGTTCCTCACGGTCAAGTCCGACGACGTGACCGGGCGCGTGAAAATGTATGAAAAAATAGTCAAGGGTGACAACTTCCTTGAAGCCGGTCTGCCCGAATCCTTCAACGTTCTGGTCAAGGAGCTCATGAGCCTTGGGCTTAACGTGACCCTGCACCAGGAAGAAGGTAAGAAAAAGCCCAAGCGTACGGGCTATATGAGAGAACGCGAGGACGAGGCTTAA
- a CDS encoding IS4 family transposase — MPHKEILDLSHHTTLFSQLLSLIPGHVFEKLERKHKTGRSSRQFGFKEQFTVMAFIQLAARRSLRDGLRALEAAKRRLYHLGLKSVARSTVADANNSRPVEFFKDLFAEMYGLCHLRAPRHKFRFKCKLYSMDATTISLCLSIFPWASFRRNKAGVKVNTVLDHDGYIPAFLDINNAKTHESRMAKSLSLPKGSIVTFDKGYICYSWFRMLTAKGIFFVTRLKSNAAYKLVDRRAVDRKTGVTSDHIIDVSSRGKTTRLRRIGYRDAKTGKRYEFLTNHFRLSAKTIADIYKERWQIEIFFREVKQNLHIKSFVGRSENAVHIQIYTALTVYLLLAYQKFLSKLGLSVQQLFELICLNLFGKDSLEELLNPRRRKTINTYSYSLLAMGA; from the coding sequence TTGCCACACAAGGAGATTTTGGACTTGAGCCATCATACTACACTCTTCTCTCAACTGCTATCCCTGATACCGGGACATGTTTTTGAAAAACTCGAACGCAAGCACAAAACTGGCCGCTCTTCACGCCAATTTGGATTCAAGGAGCAATTCACCGTCATGGCCTTTATCCAACTCGCTGCAAGGCGCTCTTTACGCGATGGGCTTCGCGCCTTGGAGGCGGCCAAGAGACGGCTGTATCACCTCGGCTTGAAATCAGTAGCGCGTTCCACGGTTGCCGATGCCAACAATTCAAGGCCTGTGGAATTTTTCAAAGACCTGTTCGCTGAAATGTATGGCCTGTGCCATCTTCGTGCGCCTCGTCACAAATTCCGCTTCAAGTGCAAGCTGTACAGCATGGACGCCACCACCATCAGCCTATGCCTGTCCATCTTTCCCTGGGCGTCGTTCCGGCGGAACAAGGCTGGCGTGAAAGTAAATACCGTGCTTGACCACGATGGCTACATTCCCGCTTTTCTCGATATCAACAATGCCAAAACCCACGAAAGCCGCATGGCCAAAAGTCTTTCATTGCCAAAGGGTTCCATCGTCACCTTCGATAAAGGCTATATCTGCTATTCCTGGTTTCGCATGTTGACCGCGAAGGGCATTTTCTTCGTAACCCGACTGAAGAGCAATGCTGCCTATAAGCTCGTTGATCGCCGCGCCGTAGACCGGAAAACCGGGGTCACGTCCGATCACATCATTGACGTGAGCAGCCGGGGAAAAACCACTCGTCTACGCAGAATCGGCTATCGCGATGCGAAAACCGGCAAACGGTACGAATTTTTGACCAACCATTTCCGCCTGTCCGCCAAGACAATTGCTGATATCTATAAAGAACGCTGGCAAATTGAAATATTCTTCCGCGAAGTCAAACAAAATCTGCATATTAAAAGCTTTGTCGGGCGCTCGGAGAATGCGGTGCACATCCAGATTTATACGGCCCTGACCGTGTATTTACTCCTGGCCTATCAGAAATTCCTGAGCAAGCTTGGGCTGTCGGTGCAACAACTCTTCGAGCTCATTTGCTTGAATCTGTTCGGCAAGGATTCTCTGGAAGAACTTCTGAATCCGCGAAGACGAAAAACTATAAACACCTATAGTTATAGCCTGTTAGCTATGGGTGCTTAA
- the rplL gene encoding 50S ribosomal protein L7/L12, with protein MAVTKEEVVEFISNMTVLELSEFIKELEEKFGVSAAAPAAAMMVAAPAAGGAADAAEEKTEFDVILKEAGANKIGVIKVVRALTSLGLKEAKEKVDGCPSTLKEAVSKEEAEDAKKQLTEAGAVVEVK; from the coding sequence ATGGCCGTTACCAAAGAAGAAGTTGTTGAATTTATCTCCAATATGACCGTTCTTGAACTCTCCGAGTTCATCAAGGAACTGGAAGAAAAGTTTGGCGTGTCTGCTGCTGCTCCCGCCGCAGCCATGATGGTGGCCGCTCCGGCCGCTGGTGGCGCTGCTGATGCCGCTGAAGAAAAGACCGAGTTCGACGTTATCCTGAAGGAAGCCGGCGCCAACAAGATCGGCGTCATCAAGGTTGTGCGCGCTCTGACCAGCCTTGGCCTCAAGGAAGCCAAGGAAAAGGTCGACGGCTGCCCCTCCACCCTGAAGGAAGCCGTGTCCAAGGAAGAAGCCGAAGACGCCAAGAAGCAGCTGACCGAAGCCGGCGCTGTTGTCGAAGTGAAGTAA
- the rplJ gene encoding 50S ribosomal protein L10: protein MKRSEKAAVIEAIKAKADKASFAVLTDFKGMTVEELTNLRGSLRKAGGEYLVVKNTLARIALTDGTHDVIKDKFRENIGVAFGFDDPVAVAKALSDFAKQSKLFELRCASLDGKALEVAQIDALAKLPGREQLLGHLLGTMNAVPTNFVSLFANVLRGLLYALKGIEEQKSNAA from the coding sequence GTGAAAAGGTCTGAAAAAGCCGCAGTTATTGAAGCCATCAAGGCCAAGGCCGACAAGGCTTCTTTTGCTGTGCTGACGGACTTCAAGGGTATGACGGTGGAAGAGCTGACGAACCTGCGTGGTAGCCTTCGCAAGGCTGGCGGCGAGTATCTCGTCGTTAAAAACACGCTGGCGCGTATAGCTCTGACCGACGGCACGCACGACGTTATCAAGGACAAATTCCGCGAAAACATCGGCGTGGCCTTTGGGTTCGATGACCCTGTGGCGGTGGCCAAGGCGTTGAGTGATTTTGCTAAGCAGAGCAAGCTTTTTGAATTGCGCTGCGCCAGCCTGGACGGCAAGGCTCTTGAAGTCGCCCAGATTGACGCTCTGGCCAAGCTGCCCGGCAGGGAACAGCTTCTCGGCCATCTGCTCGGTACAATGAACGCCGTGCCCACCAATTTTGTGTCGCTGTTTGCCAACGTGCTGCGTGGCCTGCTCTATGCCCTCAAGGGTATCGAAGAGCAGAAGTCCAATGCCGCCTAG
- the rplA gene encoding 50S ribosomal protein L1 — protein MPKHGKKFRNALEGTDLQERFSVEDAVGKSLGAAFAKFDETVDVAIRLGVDPKYSDQMVRGAVTLPNGLGKTVRVAVFCKGEKQAEAREAGADIVGAEDLVAEVKAGNLNFDAAVATPDVMALVGQIGRLLGPRGLMPNAKTGSVTFDVAKAVSELKAGRVDFKVDKAGVLHAPLGKASFGPEKILGNLKALLDTVNRLKPSSAKGTYLISMAISTTMGPGFKVDMTQVKKFLEG, from the coding sequence ATGCCCAAACATGGCAAAAAATTTCGCAACGCCCTCGAAGGTACAGACCTTCAGGAGCGCTTCAGCGTTGAAGACGCTGTTGGCAAGTCGCTGGGCGCGGCCTTTGCCAAATTTGATGAAACCGTAGACGTGGCCATCCGTCTTGGTGTTGACCCCAAATATTCCGACCAGATGGTGCGCGGCGCCGTCACCCTGCCCAACGGGCTTGGCAAGACCGTGCGCGTGGCCGTTTTCTGTAAGGGCGAAAAGCAGGCTGAAGCCCGCGAAGCCGGTGCGGATATCGTGGGCGCTGAAGATCTGGTGGCCGAAGTCAAGGCCGGCAACCTCAACTTTGACGCTGCCGTGGCCACTCCCGACGTTATGGCCCTTGTGGGCCAGATCGGCCGCCTGCTTGGCCCCCGTGGCCTCATGCCTAACGCCAAGACCGGCTCCGTCACCTTTGACGTGGCCAAGGCCGTGAGCGAACTCAAGGCTGGTCGCGTTGACTTCAAGGTAGACAAGGCCGGTGTGCTGCACGCCCCTCTGGGCAAGGCTTCTTTTGGTCCCGAAAAAATCCTCGGCAACCTCAAGGCCCTGCTTGATACCGTGAACCGCCTCAAGCCTTCTTCGGCCAAAGGCACCTATCTGATCTCCATGGCGATTTCCACCACTATGGGGCCCGGTTTCAAAGTGGACATGACTCAGGTTAAAAAATTTCTTGAGGGGTAA
- the rplK gene encoding 50S ribosomal protein L11 produces MAKKEVAKIKLQIPAGAANPSPPVGPALGQHGLNIMGFCKEFNARTQDQKGMIIPVVITVYADRSFTFITKTPPASVLIMKAAKIEKGSGEPNRNKVGSLTMAQVEEIAKLKLPDLNAAGLESAIKSIAGTARSMGIDVK; encoded by the coding sequence ATGGCCAAAAAAGAAGTTGCCAAAATCAAATTGCAGATTCCTGCGGGCGCGGCCAACCCCTCCCCGCCGGTGGGTCCCGCCCTGGGTCAGCACGGCCTGAACATCATGGGCTTCTGCAAAGAGTTCAATGCCCGTACCCAGGACCAGAAAGGCATGATCATTCCTGTGGTCATCACGGTCTACGCCGACCGTTCCTTCACCTTCATCACCAAGACGCCTCCGGCCTCGGTGCTGATCATGAAGGCCGCCAAGATCGAAAAAGGCTCCGGCGAGCCCAACCGTAACAAGGTTGGCAGCCTGACCATGGCTCAGGTGGAAGAAATCGCGAAGCTCAAGCTGCCCGACCTCAACGCCGCCGGCCTGGAATCTGCCATCAAGTCCATTGCGGGTACAGCTCGCAGCATGGGCATTGACGTTAAGTAA
- the nusG gene encoding transcription termination/antitermination protein NusG translates to MKDPVIDETSELSKKARWYIVHTYSGFEQRVQKTINELRRTGQEQGLIEEVVVPTEKVIEPTKGGQQRTSTRKFYPGYVMVRMVMTDLSWHLVQSIPKVTGFVGGKNRPTPMRDGEAERILSLMETRQETPRPKFNFDRGDEVRVIEGPFGGFNGVVEDVNYDKGKLRVSVSIFGRQTPVELDFAQVSKG, encoded by the coding sequence ATGAAAGATCCTGTTATCGACGAAACTTCCGAGCTGTCGAAAAAAGCTCGCTGGTACATTGTGCACACGTACTCGGGCTTCGAGCAGCGTGTGCAGAAAACCATTAACGAGTTGCGCCGCACCGGGCAGGAACAAGGCCTGATTGAAGAAGTGGTGGTTCCTACCGAAAAGGTCATCGAACCTACCAAGGGCGGACAGCAGCGCACTTCTACGCGCAAGTTCTACCCCGGTTATGTGATGGTGCGCATGGTCATGACCGACCTGTCCTGGCATCTGGTGCAGTCCATACCCAAGGTTACAGGTTTTGTGGGCGGTAAAAACCGTCCCACCCCCATGCGTGATGGAGAGGCGGAACGCATTCTGTCACTGATGGAAACACGCCAGGAAACCCCGAGACCCAAGTTCAACTTTGACAGGGGTGACGAGGTGCGCGTTATTGAAGGGCCTTTTGGAGGCTTTAACGGCGTGGTGGAAGACGTTAACTACGACAAGGGGAAGCTGCGCGTCTCCGTTTCCATTTTCGGGCGTCAAACGCCGGTGGAACTGGACTTTGCGCAGGTTTCCAAAGGCTAG
- the secE gene encoding preprotein translocase subunit SecE encodes MAKKQAQAADLKADKAPNVFVRFARYVEDAKAELRKVTWPTVKETRKATLAVLGFVAVMAVILGLVDLGLSSLIKTILS; translated from the coding sequence ATGGCAAAAAAACAAGCTCAAGCTGCCGACCTCAAGGCCGATAAAGCCCCCAACGTCTTCGTGCGCTTCGCGCGCTACGTCGAAGACGCAAAGGCCGAATTGCGCAAAGTGACGTGGCCCACGGTAAAAGAAACACGTAAAGCCACTTTGGCTGTGTTGGGCTTTGTAGCCGTGATGGCCGTCATTTTGGGGTTGGTTGACCTTGGTCTGTCATCCCTGATCAAGACCATACTGTCCTGA
- the rpmG gene encoding 50S ribosomal protein L33, with product MRVNILLACTECKRRNYSTRKNKKNTTGRLEMKKYCPWDKKHTVHRETR from the coding sequence ATGAGAGTCAACATACTTCTGGCTTGCACTGAGTGCAAACGCCGCAACTACAGCACCCGGAAGAACAAGAAAAATACTACCGGTCGGCTGGAAATGAAAAAGTATTGCCCCTGGGACAAGAAGCACACGGTGCATCGCGAAACCAGGTAA
- the tuf gene encoding elongation factor Tu — protein MGKEKFERKKPHVNIGTIGHIDHGKTTLTAAITKVANLKSGGKFISYDEIDKAPEEKERGITIATSHVEYETDKRHYAHVDCPGHADYIKNMITGAAQMDGGILVVAATDGPMPQTREHILLARQVGVPQLVVFLNKCDLVDDEELLELVELEVRELLSSYDFPGDDVPVIRGSALKALESDDPNSAEAKCILDLLDACDSFIPEPVRDIDKPFLMPIEDVFSISGRGTVVTGRVERGVIKVGEEVEIVGIKPTVKTTCTGVEMFRKLLDQGEAGDNIGALLRGTKRDDVERGQVLAAPKSITPHKKFKAEVYVLSKEEGGRHTPFFTGYRPQFYFRTTDITGVISLPEGVEMVMPGDNSQFIVELIAPIAMEAGLRFAIREGGRTVGSGVVTEINE, from the coding sequence ATGGGCAAGGAAAAATTTGAACGCAAAAAGCCCCATGTAAACATCGGCACCATCGGCCACATTGACCATGGCAAAACCACGTTGACCGCGGCCATCACCAAAGTGGCCAACCTGAAAAGCGGCGGCAAGTTCATTTCGTATGACGAAATCGACAAGGCCCCCGAAGAAAAGGAACGCGGCATCACCATTGCCACCTCGCACGTTGAGTACGAGACCGACAAGCGTCACTACGCTCACGTGGACTGCCCCGGTCACGCCGACTACATCAAGAACATGATCACCGGCGCTGCCCAGATGGACGGCGGCATCCTGGTGGTGGCTGCCACTGACGGCCCCATGCCCCAGACCCGTGAGCACATCCTGCTCGCCCGTCAGGTCGGTGTGCCCCAGCTGGTGGTGTTCCTGAACAAGTGCGACCTCGTGGACGACGAAGAGCTGCTCGAACTGGTGGAGCTGGAAGTGCGCGAACTGCTCTCTTCCTACGACTTCCCCGGCGACGACGTGCCCGTGATCCGCGGCTCCGCACTCAAGGCCCTGGAATCCGATGATCCCAACTCCGCTGAAGCCAAGTGCATTCTTGACCTTCTGGATGCTTGCGACTCCTTCATTCCCGAGCCTGTGCGTGACATTGACAAGCCCTTCCTGATGCCCATTGAAGACGTGTTCTCCATCTCCGGCCGCGGCACCGTTGTGACCGGTCGTGTGGAACGCGGCGTCATCAAGGTCGGCGAAGAAGTGGAAATCGTGGGCATCAAGCCCACCGTCAAGACCACCTGCACCGGCGTTGAAATGTTCCGCAAGCTGCTCGACCAGGGCGAAGCCGGCGACAACATTGGCGCCCTGCTGCGCGGCACCAAGCGTGACGACGTGGAACGCGGTCAGGTTCTTGCCGCGCCCAAGAGCATCACGCCCCACAAGAAGTTCAAGGCTGAAGTGTACGTGCTCTCCAAGGAAGAAGGCGGCCGCCATACCCCGTTCTTCACCGGATACCGTCCCCAGTTCTACTTCCGTACCACTGACATCACCGGCGTCATCAGCCTGCCCGAAGGTGTGGAAATGGTTATGCCTGGCGACAACTCGCAGTTTATTGTTGAACTCATCGCTCCCATCGCCATGGAAGCCGGCCTGCGCTTCGCCATCCGCGAAGGTGGCCGCACCGTTGGCTCGGGCGTGGTGACCGAAATCAACGAGTAG